CGGGTAAAACCACGCTGATCAACAGCATCGTCGGTCACACGCGTCGCTTTAGCGGGCGGATCTGGCTCGATGGCAAGGACGTCACCGGATTCAAGCCGCACCAGCGCGCGCTGGCCGGCATCGGCTGGGTGCCGCAGGAACGCAATATCTTCAAGTCGTTGACGGTCGAAGAGAACCTGAGCGCGATCGCCGTGCCCGGTCCCTGGGACCTGGCGCGCATCTACAGGATGTTTCCGCGCCTGGAGGAGCGCCGCGCCAATATGGGCAATCAGCTTTCCGGCGGCGAACAGCAGATGCTCGCCATTGGCCGCGCGCTGATGCTCAATCCCAGGGTGCTGCTGCTCGACGAACCGCTCGAAGGCCTCGCGCCGATCATCGTGCAGGACTTGATGCGCATCCTGTCGGAGATCATCCGCGACGAAGGCCTGTCGGTGATTCTGGTCGAGCAGAACGCGCGCAAGGCGCTGAGCATTACGCACAACGCCGTGGTGCTGGAGCGCGGCTCGGTGATTCATTCGAGCACGGCGGCCGAGCTGCTGGCCCAGGATCACAAGATCGATACCTTGCTGGCCGTGTCTCAACACTGAGCGGCACGCGATGCGTGGCCGGGCTACGCGACGAAGGTCGTGACCGCCCGGTTGAACGCATCCGGTCTCGCGACATTCATCCCATGCGACGCACCGTCGATCGTTTCGCGTTCGGCAAACTCGATCCACTGTTCGAGCTTATCGACCGTATTGCGGAACATGCGGGGACTTCTTTGGCCGTCGATCAACAACGTACGGCACTTGATATCGCGCGCGGCTTCCGGCGTATAGGCCGGAAGCGGATCGAGCAACTGCTTCGGCAGCGTGAGCGCGTTGTCGAGCGCCATGCGACGAAAGCTCTCCGGGCTTTTGTTCCAGTACCCCGGCATGCTCACGGAGTCGACGAACATCGACAAGCCGGCGTCGTACTCGCCCCGCTCGATCAGTTCCGCGACCCGGGCGCGCAACACGTTGGTCGCCGGCGGCATGAACGCGGGCTGCCCCCGCGGTTCGGTTTGCAGCGGGCCGCCGGGATCGGCTAGCGTCAGCGTTTTCACGAGGCGCGGATAGGCGCGCGCGAGATGGAATGCCACGCACCCACCACGCGAGTGACCGACCAGATGAACGGGAGCCAGGTCGAGCGCCGTGATGAATCCGGCCATTTCCTCGACGTGCGCCTCCCAGCTGAAGTCGCCGTGTCCAAACGCATCGATCTCGGGCCAGTAATGGCTCAAGCTCGGCGCGAAGCAGCGAAACCGGCCAGACAGCGAAGCCATCTGGGCGTCCCAATAGCGATAGTCGCAAAGCGAGCCGTGCACGAACACCATCGGCTCGCCGCTCCCGGACTCGACATACGGTATGGCAACACTCGATGCGGTGGTCACGAACGATGGCGCGGACGCGCCATAGGCTGAGGCCAGGATCGATGGGCTGGTACGTGCATTCATCAAAGGGCTCCTTTGGCGACACTATCGATGGTGTGCTGGCAAAAGAAAATCGCATAATATTGATGGAATCGATCTACTTTTCTGATACGAACCATCATGGCAACGGAAATGAAAGCGCTCGATCTGGACGTGCTGTCGATGATCATCGCGGTGGCGGACGCCGGCACGATCAGTCGCGCGGCGCAGGTCGTGCATCGCTCGCAATCGGCGGTGAGCATGCAGATCAAGACGCTCGAGACGGCGCTCGGCAAGGCGCTGTTCGTGCGCAAGCCTCGCAGCGTGGTGCCGACGCAGGACGGCGAAATGCTGTTGACCTACGCACGACGGATGATCGCGCTGCGCGATGAAGCGTGGGCAGCGGTGGTTCGGCCCGACGTGACCGGGCGCGTGGTGATCGGCGTGCCGGACGACTATGCGACGTCACTGTTCCCGCCGATCCTCAAGAAATTTTCGGCGACCTATCCGAAGGTGGAAATTCAGGTGGTGGGGCTGCCAAGCGTCGCGCTCGAGCCGATGTTGAAGGACGGCACGGTCGATCTCGTCTGCGCGACGCGCGTGAAAGGATTGCACGGCGAGTTCCTGCGTCACGAACCGATGGTGTGGGCCGCCGCCCCGGGCGCGACCGAGATCTGGCGCGAAAGGCCCTTGCCCATCGCCGTGTTTTTGCCCGGCAGCGTCGCGCGAGAGAAGGCCATCCGGAGCCTCGAGCGTGCGCGCATCACGTATCGAACGTCGTATGAGAGTCCGAGTCTGCTGGGTCTGCTGACGATGGCCGAGGCCGGACTCGCGGTGACCCCTTTGGCCAAGTGCGCGGTACCGGCTCACTTCTCGCTGCTGGGGGCCGCGAATGGCCTGCCGGAAATCGGCACGCTCGAAGTCGTGCTGGCGCGAAGCGCGGCTTCGAAGCGACCTGTGTGCGATTTTCTCGCGGAGCACATTCTCGCCGACCTGAAGAATTAACCCGGAAGACGTCAGGAAGACTCCTCCGCGCCGGCTCGGCACGACGCACAAATCCACCACGCAGCCTTCGGCGCAGCGACGGTTTGCGCAACCCCGCGCCACCAGCGTTCACCGCGATGCACCGCAGTCAGATCGAGCCGCTCGCCCATGCGCGGTGTCGACAGCGCGACACCGCGCGCGAGCGCCAGCCCCGTCACCCTCTCGAACGGCTCCTGCCAGCGATGCATCGCGAGGTCGAAGGTGCCGTTATGAATCGGCACGAGCCAGCGGCCGCGCAGGTCGATATGCGCCTGCACGGTTTCTTCGGGCTGCATATGGACGTATGGCCACATCGCGTCGTACGCGCCGGTCTCGATCAACGTGACGTCGAATGGTCCGAGGCGCTCGCCGATCGCGCTGAAACCATCGAAGTAGCCGGTGTCGCCGCTGAAGAACACGCGCAAATCGTTATCGACGATCACCCAGGACGCCCACAACGTGCGGTTGCCATCGAACAGGCTGCGCCCCGAGAAGTGCTGCGCCGGCGTCGCGGTGAACTCGATGCCCTCGATCACCGTGCCCTGCCACCAGTCGAACTGCCGGACCTTCGCCGCGTCGATACCCCATTCGATGAGCCGGTCGCCGACCCCGAGCGGCGTCAGGAACACCTCGGTACGCTGCGCCAGGATCAGGACGGTCTCGCGGTCCAGATGGTCGTAGTGATCGTGCGACAGGATCACGCCATGCAGCGGCGGCAAATCGTCGAGCGAGATCGGCGGCGCATGAAAGCGCTTGGGACCGAGATTGCGGAACGGCGACGCCCGCTCGGCGAATACGGGATCGGTCAGCCAGAACTTGCCGCGCAACTTCAGCAGCATCGTCGAGTGACCGAGCCGGTACAGGCTGCGATCGGGCGCCGCATCGAGTTGCGCGCGTGTCAGCGTTTCGACGGGCAACGCGTCGGCCGGCACGGTGCCGCGCGGCTTGTTGAACAGCACCGTCCACGCGAGCCCGAGCGTTTTGCGCAGGCTTTGCGCCGGACGCGGCTTGACGTTGCGAAAGCGCTCGCCGTCATGCTGCGGCGACAGGCCGAACTTCGCGCGGCTGCGTTGCGCGGCGTTCACGCCGAGCATTTGGCGGACATAGGCGGGAAGCGACGTCATGAAGTTGACCTTTCTGAGAAAATGTACACCCGGCAGTGTAGTTTATTTTCAAGAAAAGTAAACTGACCAGTGTAAAATTAGGGGATGGAATCGCCTGCCCGTCCCCAACGTCTGACTGACCGAAAGCGCGTCGCGATCGTCACCGCCGCGATCGAGGAATTTCTCGCGGCCGGATACGACGCAACCAGCATGGACCGCATCGCCACCCGCGCGAGCGTCTCGAAGCGCACGGTCTATAACCATTTCCCGAGCAAGGAAGCACTTTTCGCGGCGATTCTCCAGCAACTGTGGGACGCGACCCACGATGGCGATGCGCCCTGCTACCGCGCCGATCGACCGTTGCGCGCGCAGTTGCTCGATCTGCTGGAGCGCAAGCTGAGCCTGCTTAACGACGAGTCTTTCTTGTCGCTGGCACGGGTGGCGATCGCGGCTGGCATCCATTCGCCGGAGCGCGCGCGCGATATGGTCGCTCGCATGGGGGAGCGCGAGGAGGATCTGACCGCGTGGGTCCGGGCGGCTGCCGCGGACGGCCGCATCAAGACCGGGGAGCCCGTCTTCGCCGCACTGCAGTTGCAGGGGCTCGTGAAGGCTTTTGCCTTCTGGCCGCAAGTGGCGATGGGTCAAGTGCCGCTCGATGCCGGCGAGCAGAAGCGGATCGCGGAAGCCGCGGTGGATATGTTTCTCGCGCGTTATGCGTGAGTCGGTTTGCCGGATTGGGTTTGCTTTGGCGTCCCCGCCGAGGTAAGAAGTTCTTTGCTGGAAGACGGCGGTGCGCGCAGCGACCTTCCGCGAAGCAGCACCGGGAGAGCGAACTCTTCCTTTTTCGCAAACGTTTGCTCTGAGGTATCAAGTCTCAGCTTCCGAAGCCGAAAACGCGTACATCGCCTCGAAACTTTGGAGACCCGATGTGACGCGCGTTGTGCTCTTACTTGCCGTAATGTTCATGACAGGCTGCGCACAAGTGCAGCAGCCCACTACGGCTCAAGCCGAGAAACCTGCGGTGTCGAACGTCATCATGAAGTTCGACATTCCCGCCGATGCACTCGGCGCGCGCGATCCGCAACTGGCTACGGTGCTCGCCAAGGCAGGCGCGCTCGCCGCCGCGCAGAAGCGGCCCACGGTGATCCGCGTGACGGCGCTGGGCCAGGACTTCAAGTACATCAACGAGGCGATCTGGCGGGGCGTACCGCAGCAGGGGCTCAAACCCGCGCTCGAAAACCTGACGACCGGCGCGAACCAGACGTACAGCGTGTCGATCCAGCCGCTACGTGCGGGGAGCTGACACGATGCGCCTGATCGCTTTCGCCGCGGCATCGCTATGCCTTAGTTCGGCCGCGTGGGCGGGCCAGCCCGCCGCCAGCGCGCCCGCAACCGCCGCCCCCCCTGCCACCCTGGCCTCCGCGGACAAGGTCTACCCGCCGCTGCCCACGCTCGCGCTGCTGCCGCCCTCCACCGGCGACGATGACGACCTCCCCGCGCCGCGCTCGACGTCGCGCAACAAGAAAAAGACGCAAAAGCGCGATTGCCACTGCGCGATGCCGACGCCGCGCCTCGTCGTCTCCGATGAATCGCGCGCCTATCTGAAGGATATCGAGCAGCAGCTCGATTCCGCGCTGGCGCAGTAAAGCAGGACCCGGAGCCCCGACCCATGGACCAGCCCAAGAGCAACGCCCTCCGCCCTTTGCGATCGTGGGCCATCTGCGCCTGGGCGGCGCTGGTGGTCCTCGGCAGTTCGTCCGCGCATGCCGCCCCGAGCGCCGATGATTGCTTCGACAAGGCTGGCGCTTACCAGGGCGTCAATCCGCACGTGCTGCGCGCCGTGGCATGGCGCGAATCGAAAGGCGACGCGACCGCCATCAACCGCAATGCCAACGGGTCGATCGACGTGGGCCAATTGCAGATCAATTCGATCCACTTTCCGGAACTGGCGAGCCAGGGCATTCCGCACCGCGCGCTCACCGACCCATGCGTGAATATCTTCGTGGCCGCCTGGCTGCTCAAGCAGAAGATGGTGCGCTACGGCAACACATGGCGCGCGATCGGCGCGTATCACTCGGAATCGCCGCGCGAGCGCGACAGCTACGCGCGCAGCATTCAGGCGATTCTCGTTAGCTGGGGGCTGTTGCAGCGGGAGCGATGAGGTTCAGGCGCGGGCGCGGCGGGTCGTTGCCAGCGCACCGCGCTCCGCTAACTCCCCGCTGATGCGAGCTCCATCCGCTTGCGCTGCAGGAACCGGCGCACGGCCGGGTCACGCTCGAGACCGATCGCCAGATCGTACGCACTGAGGGCTTGTGCCGTCGCGCCGGCACGCGCGAGCAGATTGGCGCGTGCAGCCCAGTAGGGCTGGTAGTCGGTGAGCCTCGGATCGTCCGCATACGGCGCCAGCGCATCGAGCGCCGCCTGCGGGCCGTCACGCTCCGCCACCGCGAGGGCGCGGTTCACTGCGACTACCGGCGACGCCGCAATCGAAAGCAGCCCATCGTAGAGCTGCACGATCTCGTCCCAGTTCGGGCGCCCCGTCCGGCAGCGATCCACATGCGCCGATTGCAGCGCGGCCTCGAGCTGAAAGCGGCCGATTGCGTTGAACGCGTTCGCGCGCCGCAGCAGTGCGTTCGCCGTTTCGATCATCGGCGCGTTCCAGGTTGCAGGGTCTTGTGCCGACAGCGGCACGTAGTCGCCAGCCGCATCGCGTCGCGCATCACGCCGGGCCTGTGCAAACAGCATCAGCGCGAGCAGGCCCAGCGTCTCAGGTTCTTCCGGAAGCAGCTCGACGAGCAGTTGCGCGAGATACAGCGCCTCGTCGGCGAGCTCGCGCCGCTCGGTATCGCCGCCGATCGGGTCCGTCCACCCTTCCGCGTACGCCGCATAGACCGCTTCGAGCACCGCGTCGAGCCGCCCGGGCAGCTCCTCGCGCTCGGGCACGCTGAACGGAATGCCCGCTTCGCGGATCTTGGTCTTCGCCCGCACGAGGCGCTTGCTCATCGCGGCGGGCGACATCAGGAACGCCGACGCAATCGTCTTCGCTTCCAGCCCCAACACCACTTGCAGCATCAGCGGCGTGCGAATCGGGGCTTCGAGCGCAGGGTGCGTGCACGCGAACAGCAGCGCCAGCCGCCGGTCGGGCAACGCGTCTGTCGAGCACTCGTCGATTTCGTCGGCGAGAATCAGCAGCTGGTTCGCCACGTCGTCGCCGACCTGGCGATGACGCGCGCCGTCGATCGCCCGGCGGCGCGCAACCGTCATCAGCCACGCTTCAGGACTCGCCGGACAGCCGTGCTCCGGCCAGTCCGCGAGCGCCGCCGCGAATGCGTCGGCGAGCGCGTCCTCGGCCGCGGCGACGTCGCGCGTGCGCATTGCCAGCAGCGCGACGAGCTTGCCGTAGCTGCGGCGAGCGACCGCCTCGGCGATCGACCGCGCGACGCCGTCATCGCCTCGGGCGTCGCGGGACGAGCTCATGCAGACGGCGCTTCGTACGGAGCGGTCCAGACCGGGCGCACCTCCATCACGCCGTGCGCCGCGCCGGGACAGCGCGACGCCCACGTCATCGCAGCGTCGAGGTTAGGCACGTCGATCAGGTAGTAGCCGGCGAGTTGCTCCTTCGAATCGGAAAACGGGCCATCGAGCACCTGCGGCTTGCCGTCGACGAGCCGCACCGTGGTGGCCGTGTTCGAGTGCTGCAGCCGGTTGGCGCCCACCAGAGCGCCCGATTTCTTCAACGATTCGGTGTACGCGTGATAGGCGGCAACGCCTTGCTGCCGCTCGCTGTCGGTCATCTTGTTCCAGCTGTTTTCTTCCGAGTAGATCATCAACAGGTATTCCATTTGAGCCTCCGTCATGGGGTTGAGGCGGATGAATTGCATCGGCCGCCATCACAATGACGCGCAGGCCGCATGCTGATGGACAACGTGCATCAAATAATCGCGCATCGGCGCCAGCAGCCACGCTGCGGTGGGAAAAAATGACCGGATTGCTGCCCGTTCGACCGTGTTTCGTGAAACATTGTCGGGCGCTCGACGCGCGTTGTCGACTCGGGATTCGCTTGCGGCGCAGCGATGTGGAACCGCTGTCCCTTGCCGTTCGATCATCACGGATTGAGCGTACTCCTGCATGCATCGTCGCGTTCGACAATCCGAGGATCAGGCGGCACTGAAACGACCAGCGCGCAGCGCGCCAACCGGGCGATCTCCGCCAGGGCATCAGGCCGGCCCGGTCCGTCTGCGATGTCGCCGATAAGGTGAAGCACCGTATGCAAGCGCGGTATCTCATGCATCATGAACGCATGTCGCATGACATTGCCACTCCCATTCGTCTCGCCTGTTTGATTCACGCAGTTCTCCCTGTTGACGGACCTCGGCCGGGTATCGATCCTTGGTGGACAGTTCAATCAGAACCGATGCCGGATTCCCGCGCCAATGAGCAGCTGGTTACGGCCGGATGACGGCTCCGCGCTGTTGATCACTGCCGGCGCGTCCGTCGAGGCCCGCTGGTAGACCGTCTCGACGTATGTATCGGTACGCGTCGATAGCAGGTAAGCCGCCTGCAAGCCGGCCTGGTGCCAGTGCTGGTCCGAACCGTTCGTATAGTTGTACATGCCGGCAAGCGACAGCGTCGGCATCAGCTGATATTGCGCGTTGACCTCGTAGTTGTTGAACTGCGCCGAAGGAGCAGGGTTGCCGGTGGCCGCATCGACCAGACCGCTGAATGTGGAGCGCGACCACGCTGCTCCGAGCGTAAGGTCGCCGATCGCGTAGTTCGCCCCCACACCGTATGTGTTCTGCGTCTGCGCGAACGCGTCAAACGTGCGGCGAGCACCGCCTGGCACAATGACCGCATCGTACGCACCGGTGCTGGTCGCACCACGCCCGCTCGCATGCAGCCACGCTGCCCCGGCGTTGAACGGACCATTCTGGTAGCTGATGCCAAGGCTATACGCGCGGTTGTTTGCGAACTGACCGGCAGCATTCGATAGTGCGTACATACCGCCAACGGTCAAACCGCCGAATGACGGACTCGCGTACTTCACCGAGTTGCGTGCCAAGTACGAGTTGTTGGCGTTGTCGTTGTCGAACGGATGAGCGAACGCGGTGCCGCCCGCTCCGCCCGTCAGTGTTACCGGAGCGAAGAAGTCGTGGACCGAATCGTACTGATGGCCGAGCGTTACCGTCCCCCACGCGTCGCTGCTCAGCCCGACGTAGGACGGGTGATCATCGAATTGCTCCCCTGTCGTGATCGAGAAGCCGCGTTCGAGCATAAAAATGGCCTTGTTGCCGCCGCCGAGATCTTCGCTGCCCTGGAGTGCCCAGAAGCTGCCGTCGATTAGACCGCTCGTTGCCTTGTACTGCGCATGACCGCCCACGTTGTTCAGCCATGCTAGGCCAGTGTCGAGTTCAC
The nucleotide sequence above comes from Paraburkholderia youngii. Encoded proteins:
- a CDS encoding TetR/AcrR family transcriptional regulator, which gives rise to MESPARPQRLTDRKRVAIVTAAIEEFLAAGYDATSMDRIATRASVSKRTVYNHFPSKEALFAAILQQLWDATHDGDAPCYRADRPLRAQLLDLLERKLSLLNDESFLSLARVAIAAGIHSPERARDMVARMGEREEDLTAWVRAAAADGRIKTGEPVFAALQLQGLVKAFAFWPQVAMGQVPLDAGEQKRIAEAAVDMFLARYA
- a CDS encoding alpha/beta fold hydrolase, which produces MNARTSPSILASAYGASAPSFVTTASSVAIPYVESGSGEPMVFVHGSLCDYRYWDAQMASLSGRFRCFAPSLSHYWPEIDAFGHGDFSWEAHVEEMAGFITALDLAPVHLVGHSRGGCVAFHLARAYPRLVKTLTLADPGGPLQTEPRGQPAFMPPATNVLRARVAELIERGEYDAGLSMFVDSVSMPGYWNKSPESFRRMALDNALTLPKQLLDPLPAYTPEAARDIKCRTLLIDGQRSPRMFRNTVDKLEQWIEFAERETIDGASHGMNVARPDAFNRAVTTFVA
- a CDS encoding porin, with protein sequence MALAALTTNAQAQSSVTMYGELDTGLAWLNNVGGHAQYKATSGLIDGSFWALQGSEDLGGGNKAIFMLERGFSITTGEQFDDHPSYVGLSSDAWGTVTLGHQYDSVHDFFAPVTLTGGAGGTAFAHPFDNDNANNSYLARNSVKYASPSFGGLTVGGMYALSNAAGQFANNRAYSLGISYQNGPFNAGAAWLHASGRGATSTGAYDAVIVPGGARRTFDAFAQTQNTYGVGANYAIGDLTLGAAWSRSTFSGLVDAATGNPAPSAQFNNYEVNAQYQLMPTLSLAGMYNYTNGSDQHWHQAGLQAAYLLSTRTDTYVETVYQRASTDAPAVINSAEPSSGRNQLLIGAGIRHRF
- a CDS encoding MBL fold metallo-hydrolase translates to MTSLPAYVRQMLGVNAAQRSRAKFGLSPQHDGERFRNVKPRPAQSLRKTLGLAWTVLFNKPRGTVPADALPVETLTRAQLDAAPDRSLYRLGHSTMLLKLRGKFWLTDPVFAERASPFRNLGPKRFHAPPISLDDLPPLHGVILSHDHYDHLDRETVLILAQRTEVFLTPLGVGDRLIEWGIDAAKVRQFDWWQGTVIEGIEFTATPAQHFSGRSLFDGNRTLWASWVIVDNDLRVFFSGDTGYFDGFSAIGERLGPFDVTLIETGAYDAMWPYVHMQPEETVQAHIDLRGRWLVPIHNGTFDLAMHRWQEPFERVTGLALARGVALSTPRMGERLDLTAVHRGERWWRGVAQTVAAPKAAWWICASCRAGAEESS
- a CDS encoding YciI family protein, whose product is MEYLLMIYSEENSWNKMTDSERQQGVAAYHAYTESLKKSGALVGANRLQHSNTATTVRLVDGKPQVLDGPFSDSKEQLAGYYLIDVPNLDAAMTWASRCPGAAHGVMEVRPVWTAPYEAPSA
- a CDS encoding lytic transglycosylase domain-containing protein — its product is MDQPKSNALRPLRSWAICAWAALVVLGSSSAHAAPSADDCFDKAGAYQGVNPHVLRAVAWRESKGDATAINRNANGSIDVGQLQINSIHFPELASQGIPHRALTDPCVNIFVAAWLLKQKMVRYGNTWRAIGAYHSESPRERDSYARSIQAILVSWGLLQRER
- a CDS encoding ABC transporter ATP-binding protein translates to MSELLKLEGIVAGYGEARILTGIDLALDHGQALALLGRNGTGKTTLINSIVGHTRRFSGRIWLDGKDVTGFKPHQRALAGIGWVPQERNIFKSLTVEENLSAIAVPGPWDLARIYRMFPRLEERRANMGNQLSGGEQQMLAIGRALMLNPRVLLLDEPLEGLAPIIVQDLMRILSEIIRDEGLSVILVEQNARKALSITHNAVVLERGSVIHSSTAAELLAQDHKIDTLLAVSQH
- a CDS encoding LysR substrate-binding domain-containing protein — translated: MKALDLDVLSMIIAVADAGTISRAAQVVHRSQSAVSMQIKTLETALGKALFVRKPRSVVPTQDGEMLLTYARRMIALRDEAWAAVVRPDVTGRVVIGVPDDYATSLFPPILKKFSATYPKVEIQVVGLPSVALEPMLKDGTVDLVCATRVKGLHGEFLRHEPMVWAAAPGATEIWRERPLPIAVFLPGSVAREKAIRSLERARITYRTSYESPSLLGLLTMAEAGLAVTPLAKCAVPAHFSLLGAANGLPEIGTLEVVLARSAASKRPVCDFLAEHILADLKN
- a CDS encoding RNA polymerase sigma factor — protein: MSSSRDARGDDGVARSIAEAVARRSYGKLVALLAMRTRDVAAAEDALADAFAAALADWPEHGCPASPEAWLMTVARRRAIDGARHRQVGDDVANQLLILADEIDECSTDALPDRRLALLFACTHPALEAPIRTPLMLQVVLGLEAKTIASAFLMSPAAMSKRLVRAKTKIREAGIPFSVPEREELPGRLDAVLEAVYAAYAEGWTDPIGGDTERRELADEALYLAQLLVELLPEEPETLGLLALMLFAQARRDARRDAAGDYVPLSAQDPATWNAPMIETANALLRRANAFNAIGRFQLEAALQSAHVDRCRTGRPNWDEIVQLYDGLLSIAASPVVAVNRALAVAERDGPQAALDALAPYADDPRLTDYQPYWAARANLLARAGATAQALSAYDLAIGLERDPAVRRFLQRKRMELASAGS